From the Papaver somniferum cultivar HN1 chromosome 2, ASM357369v1, whole genome shotgun sequence genome, the window acttttggtatttggtccgtctcatggctgtggttgctctaaagattttttttttttctttttctctttaattttctaAAAACAAATCAGCAATATAGTACTTGTTGAAGGCTGAACATCTTTGGCCTGCCAAAACAATGATACTAGCATGCATGAATCTTTCACCTCACCAGACTTTGACGGGGTCCAAGAACAACTATATACCCAAACGAACCGATCACCATCCGATGATTAATAACGCGTTTActcaaagacacacaagacatGGAGCCCACTCACAGCACATCCTCCACGTGTACTAAACACCCAACTATGTACAACAGGTAATGAGTTGTttttatttctcttcttctcctctctcaCTCTCAAAACATCTTCTTACACTTGAAATCACttttccacaaaaaaaaagaaaaagataaccaCAGAAAGCAAGAAACAAACAGATCCCAACTCCAGCAGGAAATACAAATTCAAGAAACCAATCTGCAGCAAATTactaattcttcttcatcatcatctatggCGGAAAGGATTTATCCGGCAGCAAAACCGGCAACAAATCCAACACCAACACAACCGCTAAACGGAAATACGAACGGGAACCATGCAAATGTGATGAGCGGAAACGGAGGAGTAAATCAAATCTTCCCACCACCAAAATCACAACTCTACGGAGCAAATCGACCAACATACCGTCCGTTACCAAGACATCACCGTCGACGGAGAAACTACTGCTGTTCTTGTTTCCTCTGGTCAACATTCATACTAATCGGTATTCTTCTCTTAGCTGCTATTGCCGGTGGTGTAATTTACTCAATTTACCAACCTAAAAAGCCTTCATTCTCTTTAACTGTTTTCAAAATCACTCAATTCAACATCACAAATTCAAAGTCAGATGACTCAGCTCATCTCAATTCGAAACTGAATCTCACAATCTTAGCCACAAGTGAGAACAAAGATATGATTTATTATTTCAATCCGATGAATGTTTCTGTAACTCCACAGAATCATCCTGATGTTGAGATTGGTTCTGGTTCTGTTCCTGATTTTATTCTCGGTACGCATAATCGAACTTTACTGAGATTTGGTATGAGTGATTCTGATATTCTGTTGCAAGATCCAGCCACTGCAAATTCTTTGAAATCagatctgaagaagaagaatggattTCCGATTAAGGTGAGGTTGAATACTAAAGTTAAAGTGAAAATGGGTGTGTTTAATACTAGGAAAGTTGGCTTGCAGATTACCTGTGAACATATTAAAATTCTTTCTGAAACTAAAACTATTACTCAAGTTAGTAAGGTTAAAGGAGGTAAGAATACTACTAGTTCTGTTACTACTTGGAATTTAGATGGAAAGAGTTCTGTTAATTGTAAGTTTAATCTGAGAATTAAGATCTGGAAATGGACTTTCTGATCCTTAATTTTCATTGATTATCATGATGATCAATAAATTCTTGTTTCATTTCAGAATTTAATTCATTggattctttttcctcttttttttttttttggtataatgtaaattttattatattgagagtgaaaaagaaaattgaaatataagtttttatttatttttttgtgtttggagatttttattttttatttttttataagctATAAGTGGTCGTGATCAAGCGTGCGATCCAGACCGTTTAAATGCAGATGTCGTCGTGAGTGGGTCTTGAATTGACGGTTAAGATCCGTATGTCGGTGATTAAGGATGACGTTAAGTGGCCATTCATCGGATTTAATGGTGTTGATTCAGGGAATACACAGACAGCGATATTACTAGTACAATAACATGGTACTGTATCTTCTTTGAAGGGTAAGTGAAAAgaaggttccaaagaaaaaccGAGTCACCGACTGAGTTACCGACATTTGGTTGGATAGAATTACTACGGGTAGAGTTGGTTACGGTAAAATCCGTAACGGTTGTTTTGCAGTGTGGTAAGTTTTCTGTGCTGAATAAACAAATGGTAGGAGATGAGGACCATGGACTGGTTGTGGGAGTAGataagaagaaagattcttttggAGAATGAGATTTTTAATGCAGTGAGATAAGTAGGTTTGTAGTATTTTGTTTTTCCAAGGAAaggttcttgtttttgtttttagctttgggTGCAGCAACGGTCCGTTTATGTCTAATAGTGTATCGGATCGGATAGATTTTAGTTGTGTATCCGGGGTGGACGGCCTTTTAACCACTACTGGTGAACGCTTAAAAGTTTATAGCGTATTTGGATACCAGAAATAGAAAGAGCTTCTACTTTTCCAGAAGGAGAATTAGAAGCAAAATGTTACTGCTccacaaaaaaataatttttttaattccgAAATTCATTCAAAAAATGTTACTGCTccacaaaaaaataatttttttaattccgAAATTCATTCAAAAATTAGGTACCGTATCCAAACTAACTGTTGACTTTTTCGTTTTCAGAAATCAAAATGCAACTTACGGACGCTATTCAGGTTATTAGTAATGCTTTATTCACATCACCCAGAAAGGGATAATGTGCAAATTCTAGTTCGGTTATCAGTTATATCCTATGTGGAAATGGAAAACTAATTGGAAGCAACCATATTAAAACCTTACAATTTttatttcagaaaaaatgatattttcatttttttttcttcaatttatgCAGATTATATTGTATTTGTCCTCATGTAACGATTTTAAATTTCACTGGAGAGATTTTTACccaattttttagttttttttttctcgacaagtaaatagaaattaagaTACTGAAAAGTTAGAAAATAGTTTCTTGGCGGGGGACTACTTTGTACCGAGACAATTATCAAAGGTGGCATTAGACCGTTTCTTAGTAGATCTCAGGTGATACTATATCATATTAGCCTGTGCCGCTGCCGCCCTTACTGTCCATGACCTTTTTTGGGCCAATAATAGAGTTTattaaaaggataaatctatggGATCATTGGGATGGAGAATTTATACCAAACGAGATCCAATGTCCATGTACCCACGTTCTGTATGCGTGCTGCTCTTATGTTCTTCAGAAAGATACTGAATTTGTCGgattaattaaaaaaatgaaaacaaagccAAAAGCCTATATCCTTGCTGCAAACAAATGCACCATTTCATCGGTTAATCCTATAGAGGTGCAAAACGAACCAGCCAAGCTCAGGCAACACATGAAAAAGCATACACTGCATGCCTAACATGCTGCAAATCGTGTTGTGTTATATCGTGTTGTGCTGTGCCTGGAATGAAGATATGTTATGTTGCGTGTTGCGACCTGTTAATGGCCTTCCCACGCGTTTTTCTCCATAGTGGGTAAATATTTGTCATTGAGTTGAAAATTTTCAATCATGGACGTCAAGATTATAGTCCACTGAACCTTGATGATTAttcattgattttattttttgtattttaaaACATAAAATATTGTAAATTggaataaaaattaggaaaagatTTAGCTTAGTCAAGCTTTTCTCCTCACAGCTGTTTGTGACAAAACATAGCTTTGTTTGGGTACACAGCCTACAGCCATGTAGTGACCAccattcttttcttttctttcattctttttttcGCATTCTGAATAGACTAATTACAACGTGAAAACCACAATCATGATATAGACGTTTAAAGGTAAAGCAAGTGAGTTAGAACTACTTCTTTCAGAATCAAGAATTGTAAGTACCAATAAAACTTTTCTGATTCGACCTGATTCAGACTTTCAGTACCACGATTGAGAAAGAATCCCCAAAGGGCCCAAACAAGTGCCCAAAAGTACTTCAAAGAAAAGCCCAAAATGACACACACTTGCTAGCCGATGTGCCTTTTAGTGTCATTACCCTGATTATCTGCATTTAGCTTCACAATTTTTCTGATTATACTGTATATGTAAGGGAGTCGGCCAGGACTAGTGAGAAATGAATATGAAGAAACATGCATGCCCCATCATGAAATTGAATGATCTAGTGTAGATAGATGTCAATTAAAGAGTCCGATTAAACTCATTATCAAAGACCTAATCATGcgactagaaaaataaatgaatgAGTTAAAGAAAAGTTTAAATTATTtggtttttgtaattattttacaTTAGTGTCCAATTATTTCCAAGAAAAGAAGTGATGAGATAGATCATTGATAAGGTTAGGGTATTTATAGTTTAATGAtctcttgaaaagaaaaagtatCAAGAGGTTTATTCAAGTTTTAGTATTTGGAAAAGAAGAGTAACCTTGGAAATGTTTTTTTtgtgtaagaaaaaaaaaacggaatTTTGAGTTGTCAATTAAACAAACTGGACACTAGTGTTTTTGACATCTGCTGAGATGGTGTTGTTTGGAGACGTACAGTATGAAAAATTAAAACTAGGTTTTGAAGACGTCTTGTATGAAAAGTGATGCCTCGTAGTAGTTGATAAAACTTAACTAAAAAATGTTGTTCCGTTTAGTTTTTTCTTGATTCTAGACGTGTTGTAGCCTTCTAGAGCTTTTATGGGCCCTGGTCCATATGTTCTTTAGCTCATGAAAAGCTTATCGgcccttttattttttgtttttttggttagCCCACTTCCTTTTTCCTACGGATTTTTGATAGTTTTACCAAGGCTAACTCACCCACAAAATAGTAGTCCAGCAGTTTTTGAGCCTcccgtttttaggggccactcaaaagaatttaggggccaacaataaaataaaaaaggtcacccaaaggaaaaatgtagccagcccttatctcgcgtaattcgtaatggcaaaattactcttatatattcggaggatatgataacatttttatcctccgatttcaatcggaagccaaaatattacccagacttccgattgtagtcggtgcagtattagaatgatttctgtttcattttttccatttctttttcatttttgagttgttagagttatagagaagaaggtgaaggaaaaaagggaaaactcattttatcactacaaaaatggatggatatgaagaagaaggtgagaatcatggcgaagacgatttggggtatatgttgaatgatccaaacttttgtggagaggaaaacctagacgaccctttcatggaagaaaatggagaatcgcctgatattgaagctaacgatgaaacacaggtattgtgttaagaaactcaaatactcgatttgcatgcgtttgtgtgcttttgtaaacaagaaaaaccgattattgcatgcattgaatgccatgaactacccagattcggtagataatttctcgaataaacttacgaatataacacacagaccaaatatgtatattcggtagttccaagatagtagtttactgccgaatatgagaaaaaaccccaaactggttttccaaaaaaatctacattcggtagttatgtagagttatttaccccgaatggccccaaaaacgaattcctcaaaaaatttcaaaactcagtattcttatcctttacaatcggtaatagtttaacattatttgactgccgaatataacagtggcctcaaaataaaatttccgaaaacttgaaaatcggatgtttatcgattaaagttatctcccggttatttatattcggctgttttactatatattttagcttccgattatatcattttttgcactcagtaaactgtgtacattcatttgcataaatcgggtgttttgggtaaccgataggattccgaatatagtatattcggcagtttcttatttaataacctccgattattgtataataatttgttgctttcatatgcaggccgttgaagagtttgttgatgatttctatttgaggcccgacacttccctatactatgcaaacgatttggtatactcattactacttttttttttttcaaaatttatatgttaaatggttatgcttattagatttgttttgttttatgcacgtttagacatttggaagtaagaaggaggcaaaggaatggcttatgaacaaggcaaaagataacatgtgcgtggtagttcaaaataatcatgttagtgacactcgatttgaaatgatttgtgagcgaggtgggacgcgaaagagtcacgagggaaagaatagtaagtacgtacggaagacgaataggaaataccgaagcaataccaagaagataggatgcccatttaagattgtcttctataagcccgatggtattaaaggtaaagagtataaaatgtataaagttgataacggttgtcacaaccatgatgatccgttggatttaattggacatgtaatggttgccaagttaaaaccacatcaaatgcagacggtgaggtctatgcggatccaaaaagcgagtgcgatcttaagtaaaataaaggcggacgaccccgacaacttgtcttctttgtctacaattaagtcggccctagctacgatcaaaaggactgaatgggatggtagaacggtcatgcaacaatcggagtggttagcggagttacacggctacaccttgagaagggaagaaaaggatggtatagtggttcgtattttcttggcacatcccgaaatgatccaattggctcaatgctttcatcaaattttgttgatagatgctacttataagacaaacaagtataacatgccgttgttgaacattgcttgccatacttcggacaaaaacacgtttacgattgcatggggtttaatggatcatgagaacaatgtgagtttcatttggatgttggagatgttgaggtccatttataacggtgataattttccaagggttattgtaacggataacgatcaagccttaatgcatgcaatagtggtagtgtttccggaagcccaaaacttgcaatgtacgtggcacattcaatgcaatctcaaaaccaattgccatcatcatttccaagctaaaagaccaaggaaggtaccaagaggtcaaaggaagaggatgagcgcattagtaaattaaccgtggaagaacgtaaggaagaggatgggttatttgaagaaaagtggaaggatgatggaattatttggaaaatgttcatgaaagcatgggacaaaatcgtttggt encodes:
- the LOC113352871 gene encoding NDR1/HIN1-like protein 6 translates to MAERIYPAAKPATNPTPTQPLNGNTNGNHANVMSGNGGVNQIFPPPKSQLYGANRPTYRPLPRHHRRRRNYCCSCFLWSTFILIGILLLAAIAGGVIYSIYQPKKPSFSLTVFKITQFNITNSKSDDSAHLNSKLNLTILATSENKDMIYYFNPMNVSVTPQNHPDVEIGSGSVPDFILGTHNRTLLRFGMSDSDILLQDPATANSLKSDLKKKNGFPIKVRLNTKVKVKMGVFNTRKVGLQITCEHIKILSETKTITQVSKVKGGKNTTSSVTTWNLDGKSSVNCKFNLRIKIWKWTF